From a region of the Synchiropus splendidus isolate RoL2022-P1 chromosome 12, RoL_Sspl_1.0, whole genome shotgun sequence genome:
- the hlx1 gene encoding H2.0-like homeobox protein isoform X1: protein MYTAGLSPFYASNFSLWSAYCAGGFSVDSMKKPSFCIADILHPAGDSENLPGPAALMVHMAPHRVPGSPLRPAPVPPEAAVYGGARVGPGAAYHRHGLQPSSRTAFNSQQVPATSSKDLKFGIDRILSSDFDPKSKERSSLRDLSSIVSSGRQSGVHIIQPAAGPQYFSSIEAGMSDASSMMSSLGSGGGRQSGQHQFQDSFPGPYAVLTKDTMPQTYKRKRSWSRAVFSNLQRKGLEKRFEIQKYVTKPDRKQLAAMLGLTDAQVKVWFQNRRMKWRHSKEAQAQKDKDQSDQNPESARDAKEPVESECDSEDRSECESDDAQDESGSGQLDVSELHKTSVIISSSAAASNAPPAASVSDTPAPSPVLV, encoded by the exons ATGTACACGGCCGGACTCAGCCCGTTCTACGCGTCCAACTTCAGCCTGTGGTCCGCCTACTGCGCCGGGGGCTTCTCCGTGGACTCCATGAAGAAGCCGTCCTTCTGCATCGCGGACATCCTGCATCCTGCTGGAGACTCGGAGAACCTCCCGGGACCGGCCGCCCTCATGGTCCACATGGCTCCCCACCGTGTGCCCGGCTCCCCGCTGCGCCCCGCGCCCGTGCCTCCGGAGGCGGCGGTGTACGGCGGCGCGAGGGTCGGTCCCGGGGCCGCCTACCACCGACACGGACTACAGCCGAGCTCCAGGACCGCGTTCAACTCCCAGCAGGTCCCCGCGACCTCCAGCAAAGACCTCAAGTTCGGAATTGATCGGATATTGTCGTCAGATTTCGACCCGAAGAGCAAAGAGAGATCGTCCCTGAGAG ATCTCAGCAGCATTGTTAGCTCCGGCCGTCAGTCAGGGGTCCACATCATTCAGCCGGCGGCCGGCCCTCAGTACTTCTCCTCCATAGAGGCCGGCATGAGCGACGCCTCCTCCATGATGAGCTCACtaggcagcggcggcggcaggcAATCAGGCCAGCATCAGTTTCAGGACTCCTTCCCAG GTCCCTACGCCGTCCTCACCAAAGACACCATGCCACAGACCTACAAGAGGAAGCGCTCCTGGTCCAGAGCCGTCTTCTCCAACCTGCAGAGGAAAGGGCTGGAGAAGAGATTCGAGATCCAGAAGTACGTCACCAAGCCGGACCGGAAGCAGCTGGCGGCCATGTTGGGACTCACAGACGCTCAG GTCAAggtttggttccagaaccgGCGCATGAAGTGGCGACACTCCAAAGAGGCTCAGGCCCAGAAGGACAAGGACCAGTCGGACCAGAACCCGGAGTCCGCCAGAGACGCGAAAGAGCCGGTGGAGTCCGAGTGTGACAGCGAGGACAGAAGCGAGTGTGAATCCGACGACGCTCAGGACGAATCCGGCTCCGGACAATTGGACGTTTCCGAGCTCCACAAAACCAGCGTGATCATCAGCAGCAGCGCCGCCGCCAGCAACGCGCCGCCAGCGGCCTCCGTCAGCGACACACCGGCGCCCTCTCCGGTGCTCGTATAG
- the hlx1 gene encoding H2.0-like homeobox protein isoform X2, giving the protein MYTAGLSPFYASNFSLWSAYCAGGFSVDSMKKPSFCIADILHPAGDSENLPGPAALMVHMAPHRVPGSPLRPAPVPPEAAVYGGARVGPGAAYHRHGLQPSSRTAFNSQQVPATSSKDLKFGIDRILSSDFDPKSKERSSLRGPYAVLTKDTMPQTYKRKRSWSRAVFSNLQRKGLEKRFEIQKYVTKPDRKQLAAMLGLTDAQVKVWFQNRRMKWRHSKEAQAQKDKDQSDQNPESARDAKEPVESECDSEDRSECESDDAQDESGSGQLDVSELHKTSVIISSSAAASNAPPAASVSDTPAPSPVLV; this is encoded by the exons ATGTACACGGCCGGACTCAGCCCGTTCTACGCGTCCAACTTCAGCCTGTGGTCCGCCTACTGCGCCGGGGGCTTCTCCGTGGACTCCATGAAGAAGCCGTCCTTCTGCATCGCGGACATCCTGCATCCTGCTGGAGACTCGGAGAACCTCCCGGGACCGGCCGCCCTCATGGTCCACATGGCTCCCCACCGTGTGCCCGGCTCCCCGCTGCGCCCCGCGCCCGTGCCTCCGGAGGCGGCGGTGTACGGCGGCGCGAGGGTCGGTCCCGGGGCCGCCTACCACCGACACGGACTACAGCCGAGCTCCAGGACCGCGTTCAACTCCCAGCAGGTCCCCGCGACCTCCAGCAAAGACCTCAAGTTCGGAATTGATCGGATATTGTCGTCAGATTTCGACCCGAAGAGCAAAGAGAGATCGTCCCTGAGAG GTCCCTACGCCGTCCTCACCAAAGACACCATGCCACAGACCTACAAGAGGAAGCGCTCCTGGTCCAGAGCCGTCTTCTCCAACCTGCAGAGGAAAGGGCTGGAGAAGAGATTCGAGATCCAGAAGTACGTCACCAAGCCGGACCGGAAGCAGCTGGCGGCCATGTTGGGACTCACAGACGCTCAG GTCAAggtttggttccagaaccgGCGCATGAAGTGGCGACACTCCAAAGAGGCTCAGGCCCAGAAGGACAAGGACCAGTCGGACCAGAACCCGGAGTCCGCCAGAGACGCGAAAGAGCCGGTGGAGTCCGAGTGTGACAGCGAGGACAGAAGCGAGTGTGAATCCGACGACGCTCAGGACGAATCCGGCTCCGGACAATTGGACGTTTCCGAGCTCCACAAAACCAGCGTGATCATCAGCAGCAGCGCCGCCGCCAGCAACGCGCCGCCAGCGGCCTCCGTCAGCGACACACCGGCGCCCTCTCCGGTGCTCGTATAG
- the slc35f6 gene encoding solute carrier family 35 member F6 translates to MAWTKYQLLLAGLMLTTGSINTLSAKWADLFTAKGCHDDPAHQFSHPFVQAVGMFLGEFSCLGVFYILLCLDKRKPEPTMNPGQSFNPILFLAPAMCDMTATSTMYVALNMTSASSFQMLRGAVIIFTGLLSVAFLGRRLVASQWTGIFITILGLVIVGLADFLSGNHDSHKLSDVITGDLLIVMAQVIVAVQMVLEEKFVYKHDVHPLKAVGTEGCFGFFVLSLLLIPMYFIYVGNFGSNPRHVLEDALDAFCQIGHQPLILLALLGNTVSIAFFNFAGISVTKEISATTRMVLDSLRTLVIWVVSLALGWEHFHYLQVLGFLVLLLGAGLYNGLHYPLLLRCLSCIRSFNLDVERNAGETERLLGNGNVPTRDES, encoded by the exons ATGGCGTGGACCAAATACCAGCTCCTGCTGGCGGGACTGATGCTGACCACCGGGTCTATCAACACGTTATCGGCGAA ATGGGCAGATTTATTCACAGCGAAAGGTTGCCATGACGACCCGGCACATCAGTTCTCTCACCCGTTTGTGCAG GCGGTCGGGATGTTTCTGGGCGAGTTCAGCTGCCTGGGCGTCTTCTACATCCTGCTGTGCCTCGACAAGCGCAAGCCCGAGCCCACCATGAACCCGGGCCAGAGCTTCAACCCCATCCTCTTCCTGGCGCCGGCCATGTGCGACATGACGGCCACGTCCACCATGTATGTTG CTCTGAACATGACCAGCGCCTCCAGCTTCCAGATGCTGCGTGGAGccgtcatcatcttcaccgGTCTGCTCTCCGTGGCCTTCCTGGGTCGCCGCCTGGTGGCCAGTCAGTGGACGggcatcttcatcaccatcctgGGCCTGGTGATTGTGGGACTGGCCGACTTCCTGAGCGGCAACCACGACTCGCACAAGCTCAGCGACGTCATCACAG ggGATCTTCTCATCGTCATGGCGCAGGTGATCGTGGCCGTGCAGATGGTGCTGGAGGAGAAGTTTGTCTACAAACACGACGTGCACCCGCTCAAAGCCGTCGGCACTGAAG GTTGCTTCGGCTTCTTCGtcctctccctgctgctcaTCCCCATGTACTTCATCTACGTGGGGAACTTCGGCAGCAACCCTCGCCACGTGCTGGAGGACGCGCTGGACGCCTTCTGCCAGATCGGCCACCAGCCGCTCATCCTGCTGGCGCTGCTGGGCAACACGGTCAGCATCGCCTTCTTCAACTTCGCCGGCATCAGCGTGACCAAGGAGATCAGCGCCACCACGCGCATGGTGCTGGACAGCCTGCGCACGCTGGTCATCTGGGTGGTCAGCCTGGCGCTGGGCTGGGAGCACTTCCACTACCTGCAGGTGCTGGGcttcctggtgctgctgctgggggcCGGACTCTACAACGGACTGCACTACCCCCTGCTGCTCAGGTGCCTTTCCTGCATCCGCTCCTTCAACCTGGACGTGGAGAGAAACGcgggagaaacagagagacTCCTGGGTAACGGAAACGTTCCGACCCGGGACGAGAGCTAG